TGCTTTTTTATGTTCTAAAGAAGCTCGGATACGAGTGGGCTGATAATCTGTATCATCTTTCTTACGGTATGGTAAACCTTCCCGAGGGTAAGATGAAATCCAGAGAAGGCACGGTTGTGGATGCCGATAACCTTCTGGACCAGCTTGTTGAGATGGCAAAGGCTGAGATAGAAGAGAAGGGCAAGCTGGAAGAAGGCGATGATGCGGATAAAACGGCTGAGGCAATTGCTCTTGGCGCTCTGCATTATTTTCTTTTGCAGGTCAGCCCCAACAAGGATATGATTTTTGACCCGCGCGAGTCCATCTCTCTTACGGGAAACACAGGTCCATATCTGCAGTACATGGGCGCAAGGATAAGCAGCATGCTGAGAAAAGCGCCGGAGCTGGTTGTTGCTCCCGAGGATGTTGATATAAGCCGCCTTGAGCAGGATTCCGAGTGGGAGCTTATGAGCCTTATGGGAGAGTTTCCGGAGATACTTTCTTCTGCAGCAAGGGATTACAACCCCTCTCTAATCGTCAGCTACCTCTACGATGTGGGAAAACTCTTTAG
The Spirochaetia bacterium 38H-sp genome window above contains:
- the argS gene encoding arginine--tRNA ligase, yielding SQTYLLGKDLVLKGLEKGIFYKEEDGSVWVDLSEIGLDKKVLLRKDGTSLYLTQDLGTAVSRHKDWPFERLIYVVASEQNYHFKVLFYVLKKLGYEWADNLYHLSYGMVNLPEGKMKSREGTVVDADNLLDQLVEMAKAEIEEKGKLEEGDDADKTAEAIALGALHYFLLQVSPNKDMIFDPRESISLTGNTGPYLQYMGARISSMLRKAPELVVAPEDVDISRLEQDSEWELMSLMGEFPEILSSAARDYNPSLIVSYLYDVGKLFSRYYHDNPIITCEDKETAKARLLLARCVLNVLKAGFKLLNIPFLER